From the genome of Lotus japonicus ecotype B-129 chromosome 6, LjGifu_v1.2, one region includes:
- the LOC130722189 gene encoding GCN5-related N-acetyltransferase 6, chloroplastic isoform X3: MPPTSTIPIPRPEFHTLFFNGSPIPHKFPRIAASWTMTLDSKFSQTMNSNSMKKMKKKEELPVQQLSTPPVSKVETLSSDNLQFDRLQPSDHELVRENRFEFGQFVAREAVLDEEYWTAAWLRAESHWENRTYDRYIDNYKRKFADQEFNAVKRRCKVQTGDNCMCIITVKKEQKNLKHSVIKSVVGTLDLNFRYLLQGETFPGERVKAPIFCTINRTAPNKYGYIANLCVAKSARRHGIASNMMYFAVETAKSNGICACGQK; encoded by the exons ATGCCTCCAACATCAACTATTCCAATTCCACGACCTGAATTCCACACCTTATTCTTCAATGGGTCTCCAATCCCTCACAAATTCCCCAGAATCGCAGCTTCATGGACCAT GACATTGGATTCCAAATTTTCCCAAACGATGAACAGTAAcagtatgaagaagatgaagaagaaggaagaactCCCAGTGCAGCAGCTTTCAACGCCACCAGTTTCAAAGGTGGAGACCTTGAGCTCAGACAATCTCCAATTTGACCGGTTGCAGCCATCGGATCATGAATTGGTTCGAGAAAATAGGTTTGAGTTTGGCCAATTTGTTGCTAGAGAAGCTGTGCTTGATGAAGAATATTGG ACAGCAGCATGGTTAAGGGCAGAAAGTCACTGGGAGAATAGAACATATGACAG ATATATTGATAACTACAAAAGGAAATTCGCTGACCAG GAATTTAATGCAGTAAAAAGGAGGTGCAAGGTGCAAACTGGGGATAACTGCATGTGCATTATCACG GTAAAGAAGGAGCAGAAGAATTTAAAGCACTCAGTTATAAAAAGTGTTGTCGGAACCCTTGATTTGAATTTCCGATATCTACTGCAAGGGGAGACTTTTCCTGGG GAACGAGTAAAGGCTCCTATTTTTTGCACCATTAACAGAACAGCACCAAACAAATATGGTTATATTGCAAACTTGTGTGTTGCCAAATCAGCTCGCAGACATGGTATTGCAAGCAACATGATGTATTTTGCTGTTGAAACAGCAAAGTCTAATG GTATATGTGCATGTGGACAGAAATAA
- the LOC130722189 gene encoding GCN5-related N-acetyltransferase 6, chloroplastic isoform X1, with product MPPTSTIPIPRPEFHTLFFNGSPIPHKFPRIAASWTMTLDSKFSQTMNSNSMKKMKKKEELPVQQLSTPPVSKVETLSSDNLQFDRLQPSDHELVRENRFEFGQFVAREAVLDEEYWTAAWLRAESHWENRTYDRYIDNYKRKFADQEFNAVKRRCKVQTGDNCMCIITVKKEQKNLKHSVIKSVVGTLDLNFRYLLQGETFPGERVKAPIFCTINRTAPNKYGYIANLCVAKSARRHGIASNMMYFAVETAKSNAGVTQVYVHVDRNNRPAQLLYQKLGFEMVETANSRLLLEDTYLLRLQT from the exons ATGCCTCCAACATCAACTATTCCAATTCCACGACCTGAATTCCACACCTTATTCTTCAATGGGTCTCCAATCCCTCACAAATTCCCCAGAATCGCAGCTTCATGGACCAT GACATTGGATTCCAAATTTTCCCAAACGATGAACAGTAAcagtatgaagaagatgaagaagaaggaagaactCCCAGTGCAGCAGCTTTCAACGCCACCAGTTTCAAAGGTGGAGACCTTGAGCTCAGACAATCTCCAATTTGACCGGTTGCAGCCATCGGATCATGAATTGGTTCGAGAAAATAGGTTTGAGTTTGGCCAATTTGTTGCTAGAGAAGCTGTGCTTGATGAAGAATATTGG ACAGCAGCATGGTTAAGGGCAGAAAGTCACTGGGAGAATAGAACATATGACAG ATATATTGATAACTACAAAAGGAAATTCGCTGACCAG GAATTTAATGCAGTAAAAAGGAGGTGCAAGGTGCAAACTGGGGATAACTGCATGTGCATTATCACG GTAAAGAAGGAGCAGAAGAATTTAAAGCACTCAGTTATAAAAAGTGTTGTCGGAACCCTTGATTTGAATTTCCGATATCTACTGCAAGGGGAGACTTTTCCTGGG GAACGAGTAAAGGCTCCTATTTTTTGCACCATTAACAGAACAGCACCAAACAAATATGGTTATATTGCAAACTTGTGTGTTGCCAAATCAGCTCGCAGACATGGTATTGCAAGCAACATGATGTATTTTGCTGTTGAAACAGCAAAGTCTAATG CAGGTGTGACACAGGTATATGTGCATGTGGACAGAAATAATAGGCCTGCACAATTATTGTACCAAAAGCTGGGCTTTGAG ATGGTTGAAACGGCAAACTCCCGATTATTACTGGAGGATACATACTTGCTGCGTTTACAGACGTAA
- the LOC130723098 gene encoding uncharacterized protein LOC130723098, with protein sequence MVAMAGGAKRIRTYEEFAQVHALLLASSGLPQSLFRRLFQKLAGETFDGGNHFQIEPCEDGRMRRLVLTSDSMPKDSDVFLIDHAWTFRLPDAYNQLLEVPGLAERMGSLMCVDIDMNLEGEGEVSEKPDVLEVLESEVRETKEKGDGKLRWLELEGLDIDDDMLLSLDLSSKFPDLVSLSLYGNKLNRAEVVVQEVSKFKHLKGLWLNNNLVLKECNDKIAGAILKELPELEIYNSNFTSNFGEWALGFCAGIYEKDNPASSDHADSPLQSVSTLDISNRNIHNLINKAFSPILFSSLSHLNIHGNPLEQNSVGDLLDLLRRFPCLCSLGVDIPGPLGGSAIEILESLPNISELNGISASQILETSKQVIDSALLPRVSEWTPDEPLADRIVNGMWKYLMTYRLADEEKLDETSVWYVMDELGSALRHSDEPNFRVAPFLFMPEGNLASAVSFSILWPTQNLQKGDECTRDFLLGIGEDKQRSARLTAWFHTPENYFIQEFEKHNQKLGSTSLIPPTVQSSETRSIHQPDGRPLRVYTDIPHVEENLTHPEFAITKEPKDADIIWTCMQIDEDTKKATGITDQQYINQFPFEACLVMKHHLAETIQKALGSPQWLQHTYNLETHLSQLIGDYYLRKREGQDNLWILKPWNMARTIDTTVTDNLPAIIRLMETGPKICQKYIEKPALFQGKKFDLRYIVLVRSMHPLEIFLSDCFWVRIANNQYSLERRSLFEYETHFTVMNYRGKINHKNIKDFVKEFEEEHQVKWLDIHTRVRNMIRSVFEAAAVAHPEMHSPTSRAMYGVDVMLDSSFQPKLLEVTYCPDCTRACKYDMDIVVGEGGVSKGCDFFNNVFRCLFLDEISQVSPL encoded by the exons ATGGTAGCCATGGCCGGCGGCGCCAAGAGAATCCGAACCTACGAAGAGTTCGCCCAAGTCCACGCACTGTTACTCGCGTCGTCAGGACTACCGCAGTCACTTTTCCGCCGCCTCTTCCAAAAGCTCGCCGGCGAGACCTTCGACGGCGGAAACCACTTCCAAATCGAGCCCTGCGAGGACGGACGCATGAGACGCCTCGTTCTCACCTCCGATTCCATGCCCAAGGACTCCGACGTCTTCCTCATCGATCACGCATGGACCTTCCGACTCCCCGACGCTTACAACCAG cTGCTTGAAGTTCCGGGATTGGCTGAGAGGATGGGTTCTTTGATGTGTGTGGATATTGATATGAATTTGGAAGGTGAAGGTGAGGTTAGTGAGAAGCCTGATGTATTGGAAGTTCTCGAAAGCGAGGTTCGCGAGACGAAAGAGAAAGGAGATGGTAAATTGAGATGGTTGGAGCTTGAAGGACTTGACATTGATGATGATATGCTTTTGTCTCTTGACTTATCTTCAAAATTTCCT GATTTAGTGTCGCTTAGCCTATACGGAAACAAGCTCAATAGAGCCGAAGTGGTTGTTCAGGAAGTTAGCAAATTTAAGCATCTTAAAGGACTGTGGCTGAACAATAATCTGGTGCTTAAAGAGTG TAATGACAAAATTGCAGGTGCCATTCTTAAGGAGTTACCTGAACTGGAGATATATAATTCAAATTTTACAAGCAATTTTGGGGAATGGGCCTTGGGCTTTTGTGCAGGGATATATGAAAAGGATAACCCAGCAAGTTCTGATCATGCTGATAGCCCGCTGCAGAGTGTGTCCACTCTTGATATTTCTAATAGAAACATTCATAATTTAATCAACAAG GCATTTTCACccattttattttcatctctatCACACTTGAACATTCATGGAAATCCGTTGGAGCAAAACTCGGTTGGTGACTTGTTAGATTTGCTGAGGAGATTCCCTTGCTTATGTTCATTGGGG GTAGATATTCCTGGTCCTCTTGGAGGAAGTGCCATTGAAATCCTGGAATCTCTTCCGAACATTTCTGAACTAAATGGTATTAGTGCATCCCAAATATTGGAAACTAGTAAGCAGGTCATTGATTCAGCACTTCTTCCTCGTGTTTCTGAATGGACTCCTGATGAGCCTCTTGCTGACCGTATTGTAAATGGAATGTGGAAATATCTAATGACTTATAGACTTGCAGATGAAGAAAAGTTAGATGAGACGTCTGTATG GTATGTGATGGATGAGCTTGGTTCTGCTTTGCGGCACAGTGATGAGCCAAATTTCAGAGTGGCACCTTTTCTTTTCATGCCAGAGGGTAATCTGGCATCAGCTGTGAG CTTTTCTATTCTATGGCCAACTCAAAATTTGCAGAAAGGTGATGAATGCACTCGAGATTTTCTTCTTGGTATCGGGGAGGATAAACAACGTTCTGCTAGACTTACTGCCTGGTTCCACACACCAGAGAACTATTTTATCCAA GAGTTTGAGAAGCACAATCAGAAATTGGGATCCACAAGTTTGATCCCACCCACTGTGCAGTCTTCTGAGACTAGAAGTATTCATCAACCTGATGGGCGTCCTTTACGTGTTTACACAGATATACCTCATGTGGAAGAAAACTTGACGCATCCGGAGTTTGCAATTA CAAAGGAACCAAAAGATGCAGATATAATATGGACATGTATGCAGATAGATGAGGATACAAAGAAGGCCACAGGAATAACAGATCAGCaatacattaatcaatttcCTTTTGAGGCTTGTCTTGTCATGAAACATCATTTAGCGGAGACAATTCAGAAG GCACTTGGATCTCCTCAATGGTTGCAGCATACTTATAATCTTGAAACACATCTATCTCAACTTATTGGTGACTATTATTTACGCAAAAGAGAAGGACAAGACAATCTTTGGATCCTAAAACCCTGGAACATGGCCCGAACTATTGATACTACTGTAACTGATAATTTACCTGCGATAATCCGTCTCATGGAAACTGGTCCAAAAATTTGCCAGAAGTATATTGAAAAACCTGCTTTGTTCCAGGGGAAAAAGTTTGATCTCCGTTACATAGTGTTGGTTCGGAGCATGCACCCTTTGGAGATATTCCTGTCAGATTGCTTCTGG GTCAGGATAGCCAACAACCAATATTCTTTGGAAAGACGTAGTTTATTTGAATATGAAACTCATTTCACTGTCATG AATTACCgtggaaaaataaatcacaagaATATCAAGGATTTTGTGAAGGAATTTGAGGAAGAACATCAAG TTAAATGGTTGGATATACATACAAGAGTAAGGAATATGATTCGATCAGTGTTTGAGGCAGCCGCTGTTGCACATCCAGAGATGCATAGTCCAACATCAAGAGCAATGTACGGTGTAGATGTTATGTTGGACAGCTCTTTCCAACCCAAGTTACTAGAG GTGACGTACTGCCCTGATTGTACAAGAGCTTGCAAATATGACATGGATATCGTGGTTGGAGAGGGAGGTGTTTCCAAAGGTTGTGATTTCTTCAACAATGTCTTCAGGTGTCTCTTTTTGGATGAAATTTCGCAAGTTAGCCCATTGTAG
- the LOC130722189 gene encoding GCN5-related N-acetyltransferase 6, chloroplastic isoform X2: MPPTSTIPIPRPEFHTLFFNGSPIPHKFPRIAASWTMTLDSKFSQTMNSNSMKKMKKKEELPVQQLSTPPVSKVETLSSDNLQFDRLQPSDHELVRENRFEFGQFVAREAVLDEEYWTAAWLRAESHWENRTYDRYIDNYKRKFADQEFNAVKRRCKVQTGDNCMCIITVKKEQKNLKHSVIKSVVGTLDLNFRYLLQGETFPGERVKAPIFCTINRTAPNKYGYIANLCVAKSARRHGIASNMMYFAVETAKSNGVTQVYVHVDRNNRPAQLLYQKLGFEMVETANSRLLLEDTYLLRLQT, translated from the exons ATGCCTCCAACATCAACTATTCCAATTCCACGACCTGAATTCCACACCTTATTCTTCAATGGGTCTCCAATCCCTCACAAATTCCCCAGAATCGCAGCTTCATGGACCAT GACATTGGATTCCAAATTTTCCCAAACGATGAACAGTAAcagtatgaagaagatgaagaagaaggaagaactCCCAGTGCAGCAGCTTTCAACGCCACCAGTTTCAAAGGTGGAGACCTTGAGCTCAGACAATCTCCAATTTGACCGGTTGCAGCCATCGGATCATGAATTGGTTCGAGAAAATAGGTTTGAGTTTGGCCAATTTGTTGCTAGAGAAGCTGTGCTTGATGAAGAATATTGG ACAGCAGCATGGTTAAGGGCAGAAAGTCACTGGGAGAATAGAACATATGACAG ATATATTGATAACTACAAAAGGAAATTCGCTGACCAG GAATTTAATGCAGTAAAAAGGAGGTGCAAGGTGCAAACTGGGGATAACTGCATGTGCATTATCACG GTAAAGAAGGAGCAGAAGAATTTAAAGCACTCAGTTATAAAAAGTGTTGTCGGAACCCTTGATTTGAATTTCCGATATCTACTGCAAGGGGAGACTTTTCCTGGG GAACGAGTAAAGGCTCCTATTTTTTGCACCATTAACAGAACAGCACCAAACAAATATGGTTATATTGCAAACTTGTGTGTTGCCAAATCAGCTCGCAGACATGGTATTGCAAGCAACATGATGTATTTTGCTGTTGAAACAGCAAAGTCTAATG GTGTGACACAGGTATATGTGCATGTGGACAGAAATAATAGGCCTGCACAATTATTGTACCAAAAGCTGGGCTTTGAG ATGGTTGAAACGGCAAACTCCCGATTATTACTGGAGGATACATACTTGCTGCGTTTACAGACGTAA
- the LOC130725550 gene encoding uncharacterized protein LOC130725550 yields the protein MDPTFAVTLSEEQFHQFYRMHRELFKYLVIGLSRDPKESMRVLALWLWLERRGYSNVIGKIYSSISHVSINGLADEAVTCLNCINTSLTDLSFEDDDDLPLMHKIIDKNIFLKMLYENKVWATQGVAKVLKEVCERAFGDIIQEVNKRVLGECYLESQQVQGITNSKDLEGDKSNVAISSKMKLDEVNDISRNLLMTWEPCGAC from the coding sequence ATGGATCCTACATTTGCTGTTACCCTCTCTGAAGAACAGTTCCATCAATTTTATAGAATGCACAGAGAGCTGTTTAAATATCTTGTGATTGGCCTTTCACGAGACCCAAAAGAGTCAATGCGAGTTCTCGCCTTATGGCTCTGGCTAGAGCGCAGGGGATATTCTAATGTGATCGGCAAGATATATTCTTCAATATCCCACGTTTCAATCAATGGACTTGCAGATGAGGCCGTTACATGCCTTAACTGTATTAATACAAGCCTAACCGATTTATCATTTGAAGACGATGATGATCTTCCTCTTATGCATAAGATAATTGATAAGAATATCTTTCTCAAAATGTTGTATGAAAATAAGGTTTGGGCAACTCAAGGGGTGGCCAAAGTGTTGAAGGAAGTGTGTGAAAGAGCATTTGGTGATATCATACAAGAAGTTAATAAACGAGTTTTAGGTGAGTGCTATCTGGAAAGCCAACAAGTGCAGGGAATAACAAATTCAAAGGATCTTGAAGGTGACAAATCTAATGTTGCAATTTCTTCCAAGATGAAGCTCGATGAAGTCAATGACATTTCCAGAAATCTTCTGATGACGTGGGAGCCATGTGGAGCTTGTTGA
- the LOC130725932 gene encoding cell wall / vacuolar inhibitor of fructosidase 1-like, whose amino-acid sequence MENLKSLSLICNIFIVVATISMSIGHCRVLQPSDAQLVAKTCKNTPYPSACLQFLQADPRSSSADVTGLALIMVDVIQAKTNGVLNKISQLLKGGGDKPALNSCQGRYNAILKADIPQATQALKTGNPKFAEDGVADAGVEANTCESGFSSGKSPLTSENNGMHIATEVARAIIRNLL is encoded by the coding sequence ATGGAGAATTTGAAGAGTCTATCTCTTATTTGCAACATTTTTATTGTTGTAGCTACAATTTCAATGTCAATTGGTCACTGCAGAGTTTTGCAACCAAGCGATGCACAACTTGTAGCGAAAACCTGCAAGAATACACCTTATCCTAGTGCCTGCCTTCAATTCCTTCAAGCAGACCCTCGAAGCTCTAGTGCAGATGTCACAGGCTTGGCACTAATCATGGTGGATGTAATCCAAGCCAAAACAAATGGTGTGTTAAACAAAATCAGTCAACTTCTTAAGGGTGGTGGAGATAAGCCAGCATTGAACTCATGTCAGGGCAGATACAATGCAATTTTGAAAGCTGATATCCCGCAAGCCACTCAAGCTTTGAAGACTGGAAATCCCAAGTTTGCTGAAGATGGGGTTGCTGATGCTGGTGTTGAGGCCAATACTTGTGAGAGCGGTTTCTCTTCTGGGAAATCACCGCTCACAAGTGAGAATAATGGTATGCATATTGCAACAGAGGTGGCAAGGGCTATTATCAGAAATTTGCTTTAA